A genomic segment from Bradyrhizobium sp. CB1015 encodes:
- the lptM gene encoding LPS translocon maturation chaperone LptM, which translates to MTSKFRPAGSGWAIIVLSLTALALAGCGRKGPLDLPPTASNAPAAAGAAPVDTETAAQKTPSLFDPTAGADAAPAAAKGRKKPFILDPLLDEPPGKK; encoded by the coding sequence GTGACGTCAAAGTTTCGCCCGGCCGGCTCGGGGTGGGCCATCATTGTCTTGAGCCTGACGGCGCTCGCGCTTGCCGGCTGCGGCCGCAAGGGCCCGCTGGATCTGCCGCCGACCGCCTCCAACGCGCCTGCAGCCGCCGGCGCCGCGCCAGTCGATACCGAGACCGCAGCCCAGAAGACGCCGAGCCTGTTCGACCCCACCGCCGGCGCGGATGCCGCGCCCGCCGCGGCCAAGGGCCGGAAGAAACCGTTTATTCTCGACCCGCTCCTGGACGAACCTCCCGGCAAGAAATAA
- the argH gene encoding argininosuccinate lyase → MSNKMWGGRFSERPDEIMEEINVSIDVDRHLFAQDIAASKAHAAMLANQGIITASDAKNIGKGLDTILSEIGNGGFKFKRALEDIHMNVESRLSELIGPSAGRLHTARSRNDQVATDFRLYVRDVIDETDAALAAFQQALVERALEHAATVMPGFTHLQTAQPVTFGHHLLAYVEMAARDRGRFQDARKRLNESPLGAAALAGTSFPIDRHATAKALLFDRPMANSLDAVSDRDFVLETLSAASICAVHMSRFAEEIVIWTSPLVGMIRLSDKFTTGSSIMPQKRNPDAAELVRAKTGRVIGALNGLLIVMKGLPLAYQKDMQEDKQGAMEGFAALSLAIRAMTGMVRDLVPDEAKMKAAAGEGYATATDLADWLVRTLKLPFREAHHVTGRIVAKAAEGGVALHELPLKEMQAIEPKITKDVLGVLSVESSVKSRTSFGGTAPKNVTSQAKAWAKRLEKE, encoded by the coding sequence ATGAGCAACAAGATGTGGGGCGGCCGGTTCTCGGAACGTCCCGACGAGATCATGGAAGAGATCAACGTCTCCATCGACGTCGATCGTCACCTCTTCGCCCAGGACATTGCCGCGTCCAAGGCTCACGCCGCGATGTTGGCCAATCAAGGCATCATCACGGCTTCTGATGCGAAAAATATCGGCAAGGGTCTAGACACAATCCTGTCAGAGATCGGCAACGGCGGCTTTAAGTTCAAGCGTGCTCTCGAGGACATTCATATGAATGTCGAGAGCCGCCTGTCCGAGCTGATCGGCCCCTCCGCCGGACGGCTGCACACCGCGCGCTCGCGCAATGACCAGGTCGCGACTGATTTCCGCCTGTACGTCCGCGACGTCATCGACGAGACCGATGCCGCGCTCGCCGCGTTCCAGCAGGCGCTGGTGGAGCGCGCGCTGGAGCACGCCGCAACCGTGATGCCCGGCTTCACGCATCTGCAGACGGCGCAGCCCGTCACTTTCGGCCATCACCTGCTCGCCTATGTCGAGATGGCCGCGCGCGACCGCGGCCGCTTCCAGGACGCCCGCAAGCGGCTCAACGAATCGCCGCTGGGCGCGGCCGCGCTCGCCGGCACCTCGTTCCCGATCGACCGCCACGCCACCGCGAAGGCGCTCCTCTTCGACCGCCCGATGGCGAACTCGCTCGATGCCGTCTCCGACCGCGACTTCGTGCTGGAGACGCTGTCGGCCGCCTCGATCTGCGCCGTGCACATGTCGCGCTTTGCCGAGGAGATCGTGATCTGGACCTCGCCGCTGGTCGGGATGATCCGGCTCAGCGACAAGTTCACTACCGGCTCCTCGATCATGCCGCAGAAGCGCAACCCGGATGCCGCCGAGCTCGTGCGCGCCAAGACCGGCCGCGTCATCGGCGCGCTCAACGGCCTGTTGATCGTCATGAAGGGCCTGCCGCTCGCCTATCAAAAGGACATGCAGGAGGACAAGCAGGGCGCCATGGAGGGGTTTGCCGCGCTGTCGCTGGCAATCCGCGCCATGACCGGCATGGTCCGTGATCTCGTTCCCGACGAAGCCAAGATGAAGGCGGCCGCGGGCGAGGGTTACGCGACGGCGACCGACCTCGCCGACTGGCTGGTGCGGACGCTGAAGCTGCCGTTCCGCGAGGCCCACCACGTCACCGGCCGTATCGTCGCCAAGGCCGCCGAGGGCGGCGTCGCGCTGCACGAGCTGCCGCTCAAGGAGATGCAGGCGATCGAGCCCAAAATCACCAAGGACGTGCTCGGCGTGCTCTCGGTCGAATCGTCGGTGAAGAGCCGGACCAGCTTTGGCGGCACTGCGCCGAAGAATGTGACGTCCCAGGCCAAGGCCTGGGCGAAGCGGCTGGAAAAAGAGTGA
- the tlpA gene encoding thiol:disulfide interchange protein TlpA — MLDQKPSATRRIPLVIATVAIGGLAGFAALYGLGLSRAPSGDPTCKAAVATAQKLAPLAHGEVAALTMASAPLKLPDLAFEDSEGKSKKLSDFRGKTLLVNLWATWCVPCRKEMPALDELQGKLSGPNFEVVAINIDTRDPEKPKTFLKEANLVRLGYFSDQKAKVFQDLKAVGRALGMPTSVLVDPQGCEIATIAGPAEWASEDALKLIRAATGKAAASL, encoded by the coding sequence ATGCTCGACCAGAAGCCCTCCGCCACGCGCCGCATCCCCCTCGTCATCGCCACTGTGGCGATCGGCGGGCTGGCCGGCTTCGCCGCGCTGTACGGGCTCGGCCTGAGCCGGGCGCCGTCAGGCGATCCGACCTGCAAGGCGGCGGTGGCGACGGCGCAGAAGCTCGCCCCGCTCGCCCATGGTGAGGTGGCGGCGCTGACCATGGCAAGCGCCCCGCTGAAGCTGCCCGACCTCGCCTTCGAGGATTCCGAGGGCAAGTCGAAGAAACTGTCCGACTTCCGCGGCAAGACCCTGCTGGTGAACCTCTGGGCGACCTGGTGCGTGCCTTGTCGAAAAGAGATGCCGGCGCTGGACGAGCTCCAGGGCAAGCTGTCGGGCCCGAATTTCGAGGTGGTGGCGATCAACATCGACACCCGCGACCCGGAGAAGCCGAAAACCTTCCTGAAAGAGGCCAATCTTGTCAGGCTCGGCTATTTCAGTGACCAGAAAGCCAAGGTTTTTCAGGATCTTAAAGCCGTTGGTCGGGCGCTGGGCATGCCCACCTCGGTGCTGGTGGACCCGCAGGGGTGCGAAATCGCGACGATCGCGGGGCCGGCGGAATGGGCGAGCGAGGATGCGCTGAAGCTGATCCGGGCGGCGACCGGAAAGGCCGCCGCGTCGCTTTAG
- a CDS encoding 3-hydroxybutyryl-CoA dehydrogenase → MAAVIKKVGVIGAGQMGNGIAHVAALAGFDVVLNDVSADRLKSGMATINGNLARQVSKKVVTEEAKTKALSRITPAEKIDDLADCDLVIETAVEKEEVKRKIFHELCAVLKPEAIVASDTSSISITRLAAATDRPERFIGIHFMNPVPLMELVELIRGIATDDSTFETAKEFVGRLGKQVAVSEDFPAFIVNRILLPMINEAIYTLYEGVGNVEAIDAAMKLGAHHPMGPLELADFIGLDTCLSIMQVLHEGLADSKYRPCPLLVKYVEAGWLGRKTQRGFYDYRGAKPVPTR, encoded by the coding sequence ATGGCGGCAGTGATCAAGAAGGTCGGCGTGATCGGCGCGGGTCAGATGGGCAATGGCATCGCGCATGTCGCGGCGCTTGCCGGCTTCGACGTGGTGCTCAACGACGTTTCGGCCGACCGCCTCAAGTCGGGCATGGCCACCATCAACGGCAATCTGGCGCGCCAGGTCTCCAAGAAGGTCGTCACCGAGGAGGCCAAGACCAAGGCGCTGTCGCGCATCACGCCCGCCGAAAAAATCGACGATCTCGCCGATTGCGATCTCGTCATCGAGACCGCGGTCGAGAAGGAAGAGGTCAAGCGTAAGATCTTCCACGAGCTCTGCGCCGTGTTGAAGCCGGAGGCGATCGTCGCCTCCGATACGTCCTCGATTTCGATCACGCGGCTCGCCGCCGCCACCGACCGGCCCGAGCGGTTCATCGGCATTCATTTCATGAATCCGGTGCCGTTGATGGAACTGGTCGAGCTGATCCGCGGCATCGCCACCGACGATTCCACCTTCGAGACCGCCAAGGAATTCGTCGGCAGGCTCGGCAAGCAGGTCGCGGTCTCCGAGGATTTCCCGGCCTTCATCGTCAACCGCATCCTGCTGCCGATGATCAACGAGGCGATCTACACGCTGTATGAAGGCGTCGGCAACGTCGAGGCGATCGACGCGGCGATGAAACTCGGCGCCCACCATCCCATGGGCCCGCTCGAGCTTGCCGATTTCATCGGCCTCGACACCTGTCTCTCGATCATGCAGGTGCTGCACGAGGGGCTGGCCGATTCCAAGTACCGCCCGTGCCCGCTGCTGGTGAAATACGTCGAGGCCGGCTGGCTCGGCCGCAAGACCCAGCGCGGCTTCTACGACTACCGCGGCGCCAAGCCGGTGCCGACGCGGTAA
- a CDS encoding electron transfer flavoprotein subunit alpha/FixB family protein: MTTLLIAEHDNASLKDATNKALTAAAALGADVEVLVAGQNAKAAADAAAKLAGVKKVLLADGDLYAHDLAEPLAALVVSLASGYDAIVAPATSRFKNVMPRIAALLDVMQVSEIIKVVAPDTYERPIYAGNAIQTVKSKDAKKVITVRTSTFAAAGEGGSAPVEAVAAAADPGLSTFVGEEVAKSDRPELTSAKIIVSGGRAMQSRENFAKYIEPLADKLGAGVGASRAAVDAGYAPNDWQVGQTGKVVAPELYVAVGISGAIQHLAGMKDSKVIVAINKDEDAPIFQVADYGLVADLYQAVPELTAELGKLGK, translated from the coding sequence ATGACGACGCTTCTGATTGCCGAACACGACAATGCGTCGCTCAAGGACGCCACCAACAAGGCCCTGACCGCAGCGGCCGCGCTCGGTGCGGATGTCGAGGTGCTGGTTGCCGGCCAGAACGCCAAGGCCGCGGCGGATGCCGCCGCCAAGCTCGCCGGCGTGAAGAAGGTGCTGCTCGCCGATGGCGACCTCTACGCGCACGATCTCGCCGAGCCGCTGGCTGCGCTGGTCGTGTCGCTGGCGTCCGGCTATGACGCGATCGTCGCGCCGGCGACCTCGCGCTTCAAGAACGTGATGCCCCGCATTGCCGCTCTGCTCGACGTCATGCAGGTCTCGGAGATCATCAAGGTGGTCGCCCCCGATACCTATGAGCGTCCGATCTATGCCGGCAACGCCATCCAGACGGTGAAGTCGAAGGACGCCAAGAAGGTCATCACGGTCCGCACCTCCACCTTCGCCGCAGCAGGCGAAGGCGGCAGCGCCCCGGTCGAGGCCGTGGCGGCGGCCGCTGATCCGGGCCTGTCGACTTTCGTCGGTGAGGAAGTCGCCAAGAGCGATCGTCCCGAGCTGACCTCGGCCAAGATCATCGTCTCGGGTGGCCGCGCCATGCAGAGCCGCGAGAACTTTGCCAAGTACATCGAGCCGCTCGCGGACAAGCTTGGGGCCGGTGTCGGTGCCTCGCGCGCCGCGGTCGACGCTGGCTATGCTCCGAACGACTGGCAGGTCGGCCAGACCGGCAAGGTCGTGGCCCCCGAACTCTATGTCGCGGTCGGCATTTCCGGCGCGATCCAGCATCTGGCCGGCATGAAGGACTCCAAGGTGATCGTCGCGATCAACAAGGACGAGGACGCGCCGATCTTCCAGGTCGCCGATTACGGCCTGGTCGCCGATCTCTACCAGGCGGTTCCGGAGCTGACGGCCGAACTCGGCAAGCTCGGCAAGTAA
- a CDS encoding electron transfer flavoprotein subunit beta/FixA family protein codes for MKVLVPVKRVVDYNVKVRVKGDGSGVELANVKMSMNPFDEIAVEEALRLKEAGKATEVVVVSIGPAQASETIRTGLAMGADRGILVKAEGTVEPLAVAKILKKVAEEEQPGLIILGKQAIDDDSNQTGQMLAALLGWSQATFASKLEVEGSDFKVTREVDGGLQTVKLNGPAIVTTDLRLNEPRYASLPNIMKAKKKPIAEKTVADYGVDIAARLEVLKTAEPAGRKAGVKVKDVAELVLKLKNEAGVL; via the coding sequence ATGAAGGTCTTAGTGCCGGTAAAGCGGGTGGTCGATTACAACGTCAAGGTCCGCGTCAAGGGCGATGGATCGGGCGTTGAACTCGCCAACGTCAAGATGTCCATGAACCCCTTCGACGAAATCGCAGTCGAGGAAGCGCTGCGCCTGAAGGAAGCCGGTAAGGCCACCGAGGTCGTGGTGGTTTCGATCGGACCGGCGCAGGCGTCCGAGACGATCCGCACCGGTCTTGCCATGGGCGCCGATCGCGGCATCCTGGTGAAGGCGGAAGGCACCGTCGAGCCGCTCGCCGTCGCCAAGATCCTGAAGAAGGTTGCGGAAGAAGAGCAGCCGGGCCTGATCATTCTCGGCAAGCAGGCGATCGACGATGACTCGAACCAGACCGGTCAGATGCTGGCCGCGCTGCTCGGCTGGTCGCAGGCGACCTTCGCCTCCAAGCTCGAGGTCGAAGGCTCTGACTTCAAGGTGACGCGCGAAGTCGATGGCGGCCTGCAGACCGTGAAGCTGAACGGACCGGCGATCGTCACCACCGATCTTCGCCTCAACGAGCCGCGCTACGCCTCGCTGCCCAACATCATGAAGGCGAAGAAGAAGCCGATCGCGGAGAAGACCGTCGCCGATTACGGCGTCGACATCGCCGCGCGTCTCGAAGTTCTGAAGACGGCCGAGCCCGCGGGCCGCAAGGCCGGCGTCAAGGTCAAGGACGTCGCCGAGCTGGTGTTGAAACTCAAGAACGAAGCCGGGGTGCTCTGA
- a CDS encoding cob(I)yrinic acid a,c-diamide adenosyltransferase produces the protein MVVLNRIYTKTGDDGTTALGTGERRPKYDLRIEAYGTVDETNAAIGVVRLHTGEMPELDAMLGRIQNDLFDLGADLAVPERQDKDKGKAERLRVVASQVERLERDIDTLNDKLAPLTSFVLPGGTPAAAHLHVARTICRRAERVIVELAAQPGEPVSAAGIQYMNRLSDFLFVASRAVNGNGAGDVLWVPGQNR, from the coding sequence ATGGTCGTACTCAATCGCATCTACACGAAGACCGGTGACGACGGCACGACGGCGCTCGGAACCGGCGAGCGGCGTCCGAAATACGATCTGCGCATCGAGGCCTATGGCACCGTCGACGAGACCAACGCCGCGATCGGCGTGGTCAGGCTCCACACCGGGGAGATGCCCGAGCTCGACGCGATGCTCGGCCGCATCCAGAACGATCTGTTCGATCTTGGTGCCGATCTCGCGGTGCCGGAGCGCCAAGACAAGGACAAAGGCAAGGCCGAGCGGCTGCGGGTGGTGGCGAGCCAGGTCGAGCGGCTCGAGCGCGACATCGACACGCTCAACGACAAGCTCGCGCCGCTGACCTCCTTCGTGCTGCCCGGCGGCACGCCGGCCGCGGCCCATCTGCATGTGGCGCGTACGATATGCCGCAGGGCGGAACGCGTCATCGTGGAACTGGCGGCCCAACCGGGCGAGCCGGTCAGCGCGGCTGGCATCCAATATATGAACCGCCTGTCCGACTTTCTGTTCGTGGCCAGCCGGGCCGTGAACGGCAATGGCGCCGGCGACGTGCTCTGGGTTCCAGGCCAGAACCGCTGA
- a CDS encoding twin transmembrane helix small protein, with protein sequence MASLLSTFILPAAAGAVALVLLLGLINMMRGGSPNTSQKLMRWRVLLQFVAIIIAMLAVWAMGR encoded by the coding sequence ATGGCATCTCTCCTGAGTACTTTCATCCTGCCGGCCGCAGCTGGCGCCGTGGCGCTGGTGCTGCTGCTCGGGCTCATCAACATGATGCGCGGCGGCTCGCCCAACACCTCGCAGAAGCTGATGCGCTGGCGCGTGCTGCTTCAGTTCGTGGCGATCATCATCGCGATGCTCGCGGTCTGGGCGATGGGACGCTGA
- a CDS encoding YihY/virulence factor BrkB family protein: MKAVRYIYVVVMDAFYTFLADDGWAIASHIALSTLMALFPFLIVLTALAGFFGSKELADQAASLMLQVWPKQVADSISGEVHDVLTTTRTGLLTIGAALSVYFASNGVEALRVALNRAYAVVEMRSWYWLRLESIAYTIIAAFTALAMAFLIVLGPLIIEAARRHIPLFVESNESILTWVRYGISIGALVIALLILHAWLPAGRRSFLQILPGIVFTIVASLISSIVFGQYLARFANNYVTMYAGLASVIIALVFLYFIAAIFVYGGELNAAIIKSRLPHGVSLQAAQSLAPAETQA; this comes from the coding sequence GTGAAAGCGGTCCGCTACATCTACGTCGTCGTGATGGACGCGTTCTACACGTTCCTCGCCGACGACGGCTGGGCGATCGCAAGCCATATCGCGTTGTCGACGCTGATGGCGTTGTTCCCATTCCTGATCGTGCTGACCGCGCTCGCCGGCTTCTTCGGCTCCAAGGAACTCGCCGACCAGGCCGCCAGCCTGATGCTCCAGGTCTGGCCCAAGCAAGTCGCCGATTCGATCTCGGGCGAGGTGCATGACGTGCTGACCACCACCCGGACCGGCCTTTTGACCATCGGCGCAGCGCTGTCGGTCTATTTCGCCTCGAACGGCGTCGAGGCACTGCGGGTCGCGCTCAACCGCGCCTATGCGGTGGTGGAGATGCGAAGCTGGTACTGGCTCCGGCTGGAATCGATTGCCTATACGATCATTGCGGCGTTCACGGCGCTTGCCATGGCGTTCCTGATCGTGCTCGGTCCGCTCATTATCGAGGCGGCGCGGCGCCACATTCCGCTGTTCGTCGAATCCAACGAGAGCATCCTCACCTGGGTGCGCTACGGCATCTCCATCGGCGCGCTGGTGATCGCACTGCTCATCCTGCACGCCTGGCTGCCGGCGGGACGGCGCAGCTTCCTGCAGATATTGCCCGGCATCGTTTTCACCATCGTGGCGTCACTGATCTCGAGCATCGTGTTCGGCCAATACCTGGCCCGCTTTGCCAACAACTACGTGACGATGTATGCGGGGCTCGCCTCGGTGATCATCGCGCTGGTGTTTCTGTACTTCATCGCCGCAATCTTCGTTTACGGCGGCGAGCTGAACGCCGCGATCATCAAGTCGCGGCTTCCTCACGGCGTGTCGCTTCAAGCAGCGCAGTCGCTAGCGCCCGCGGAGACACAGGCTTGA
- a CDS encoding ATP-binding protein, translating to MAAKTRPVRTTRTSRRRPLRKRAGPAGRLRKRSTKAVAPDVVQAALAAFAHEVRTPLTGILAISDLLATSDLGERERRWADTIKAGAEHLASLATLFVDAAKTGKGGSTPRQDLFDLKALARTAGDSLAGRAAAKGLQAKIDIADKIPGLVVGDSVRLRAALENLIDNAVKFTDQGGVALAVGPRRPAKGKAKDKSRVGVAFAVSDSGIGLTMAEIKRLFRPFTQANVTIASRFGGAGLGLSSVKQLARAMGGDITVAPRRGGGATFTLTVSLDAAGPGKTRKAKDGSEPEAVAALRVLSVEDNPFGRVVLNTILTELGHHAEFIGRGEDAVNRLEQGAFDAVLMDMVLPGIDGIEAIKRIRGLPTPLAQIPIIGVSGRGEDEAASREAGADAFLVKPVSPRALATALLEATRREEAAT from the coding sequence ATGGCGGCGAAGACGCGTCCAGTGCGCACCACCCGGACATCCAGGCGGCGGCCGCTTCGGAAGCGGGCCGGGCCGGCCGGCCGGCTGCGCAAGCGCAGCACCAAGGCGGTTGCGCCGGATGTCGTCCAGGCGGCGCTGGCCGCTTTTGCCCATGAGGTCCGCACCCCCCTGACCGGCATTCTCGCGATCAGCGACCTGCTCGCGACCTCCGATCTCGGCGAGCGGGAGCGGCGCTGGGCCGACACCATCAAGGCCGGCGCCGAGCATCTGGCGAGCCTCGCCACGCTGTTCGTGGATGCTGCCAAAACGGGGAAGGGCGGCAGCACGCCGCGGCAGGACCTGTTCGATCTCAAGGCGCTCGCCCGCACCGCCGGCGATTCGCTGGCCGGCCGCGCCGCGGCCAAAGGTCTCCAGGCCAAGATCGACATCGCCGACAAGATCCCCGGGCTCGTGGTCGGTGATTCCGTCCGCCTGCGCGCTGCGCTCGAGAACCTGATCGACAACGCCGTGAAATTCACCGACCAGGGCGGAGTGGCCCTCGCCGTCGGACCGCGGCGTCCCGCCAAAGGCAAAGCAAAGGACAAAAGCAGGGTCGGCGTCGCCTTCGCGGTGTCCGACAGCGGCATCGGCCTGACCATGGCCGAGATCAAGCGGCTGTTCCGCCCGTTCACCCAGGCCAATGTCACCATTGCCTCACGCTTCGGCGGCGCCGGCTTGGGGCTCTCCTCGGTCAAGCAATTGGCGCGGGCGATGGGCGGCGACATCACCGTCGCTCCGCGCCGCGGCGGCGGCGCCACCTTCACATTGACGGTGTCGCTGGACGCGGCGGGACCGGGCAAGACCCGCAAGGCGAAGGACGGCAGCGAGCCCGAGGCGGTGGCTGCGCTCCGCGTGCTCAGCGTCGAGGACAATCCGTTCGGCCGCGTCGTGCTCAACACCATCCTGACCGAGCTCGGCCATCATGCCGAATTCATCGGCCGCGGCGAGGACGCCGTGAACCGGCTGGAGCAGGGTGCGTTCGACGCGGTGCTGATGGACATGGTGCTGCCGGGCATCGACGGCATCGAGGCGATCAAGCGGATCCGCGGGCTGCCGACGCCGCTGGCTCAGATCCCGATCATCGGCGTGTCCGGCCGCGGCGAGGACGAGGCAGCCTCGCGCGAAGCCGGGGCCGACGCCTTCCTGGTCAAGCCTGTGTCTCCGCGGGCGCTAGCGACTGCGCTGCTTGAAGCGACACGCCGTGAGGAAGCCGCGACTTGA
- the gluQRS gene encoding tRNA glutamyl-Q(34) synthetase GluQRS has product MPPVFRFAPSPNGFLHLGHAYSALLNFDRARESGGQSLLRIEDIDATRCRPEFEAAIYEDLAWLGIAWETPVRRQSEHLADYRTALEKLSALGLVYPAFESRAEIARLVAAREAVGPWPRDPDGAPLYPGDAKSLSADERTRLIASGGPYALRLDMAAACRRVAGLSWNELGEGPDGERGIVPARPEAWGDVILARKETPTSYHLSVVVDDALQGVSEIVRGQDLFHATSVHRLLQVLLGLPEPAYRHHRLIRDEAGRKLSKSSRSTGLRELRAAGVTPAAICQLVGLG; this is encoded by the coding sequence ATGCCACCCGTTTTCCGATTTGCCCCCAGCCCCAACGGCTTCCTGCATCTCGGCCACGCCTATTCCGCGCTGCTCAACTTCGATCGAGCGCGCGAGTCCGGCGGCCAATCGCTGCTGCGGATCGAGGACATCGACGCGACGCGGTGCCGGCCGGAGTTCGAGGCGGCGATCTATGAGGATCTCGCCTGGCTCGGAATTGCCTGGGAGACGCCGGTGCGGCGGCAATCCGAACATCTCGCGGATTATCGCACTGCGCTGGAAAAGCTCTCTGCGCTCGGTCTCGTCTATCCCGCCTTCGAAAGCCGTGCCGAGATCGCAAGACTGGTGGCGGCGCGCGAGGCCGTCGGGCCGTGGCCGCGCGATCCCGACGGCGCGCCGCTTTATCCGGGCGACGCCAAATCACTCTCGGCTGACGAGCGGACACGACTGATCGCCTCGGGCGGGCCCTATGCGCTGCGGCTCGACATGGCGGCCGCCTGCCGCCGCGTCGCCGGCCTGAGCTGGAACGAGCTCGGCGAGGGGCCGGATGGCGAGCGCGGCATCGTCCCGGCGCGGCCGGAGGCCTGGGGCGATGTCATCCTGGCGCGCAAGGAGACGCCGACCAGCTACCATCTCTCGGTGGTTGTCGACGACGCGCTCCAGGGCGTCAGCGAGATCGTGCGCGGGCAGGACCTGTTTCATGCGACGTCGGTGCACCGCCTGCTCCAGGTCCTGCTCGGCCTGCCCGAGCCGGCCTATCGCCATCACCGGCTGATTCGCGATGAAGCGGGTCGGAAGCTGTCGAAATCGAGCCGCTCGACCGGGCTGCGCGAATTGCGCGCGGCCGGCGTCACGCCTGCCGCCATCTGCCAGCTGGTGGGATTAGGTTAA
- a CDS encoding DNA-3-methyladenine glycosylase: MTIHLETQSDLEEAVHALIKRDPRLKPVLEIAGMPALRRREPGFTGLAHIVCGQQLSTASATAIWGRLSAAFDPFDHDAVRRARADRLGRLGLSAAKIKTLKHLAREIAAQRLNLDVLAEEDADAAHHTLIALPGIGPWTADLYLLFCLGHGDAWPAGDLAVQEGIKIGLGLKARPTEKQMAPLAEPWRPLRGAAAHLWWSYYRAVKKREGVLAGSG, translated from the coding sequence ATGACCATCCACCTTGAAACCCAGTCAGATCTCGAAGAGGCCGTTCACGCGCTGATCAAGCGCGATCCGCGTCTCAAGCCCGTGCTCGAGATCGCGGGCATGCCGGCGTTGCGGCGGCGCGAGCCGGGGTTTACGGGGCTCGCGCACATCGTCTGCGGGCAGCAGCTCTCCACCGCGAGTGCCACGGCGATCTGGGGACGGCTGTCGGCGGCGTTCGATCCGTTCGACCATGACGCCGTGCGCCGCGCCCGCGCCGACCGGCTGGGGCGGCTCGGCCTCTCGGCCGCCAAGATCAAGACGCTCAAGCATCTCGCCCGCGAGATCGCCGCGCAGCGGCTGAACCTCGACGTGCTCGCGGAGGAGGACGCCGACGCGGCGCATCACACCCTGATCGCGCTGCCCGGCATCGGGCCCTGGACGGCCGACCTTTACCTCTTGTTCTGCCTCGGCCATGGCGATGCCTGGCCAGCCGGCGATCTTGCCGTGCAGGAGGGCATCAAGATCGGCCTCGGCCTCAAGGCGCGGCCGACAGAGAAGCAAATGGCGCCGCTCGCCGAACCCTGGCGTCCTCTGCGCGGCGCGGCGGCACATCTGTGGTGGAGCTATTATCGCGCGGTGAAGAAGCGTGAGGGCGTGCTCGCGGGATCGGGCTAA
- a CDS encoding LysR family transcriptional regulator, producing MDWDLCKTFVAVADTGSFTAAARRLHTSHPTVSRKIAALEAQLGTRLVARAADGLALTADGRTLREHAEAMAAAALRAETAVAAGGHKARGIVKLSIGATLASHWLMPRLPAFLRAHDHIQLEIITHPFPASVRRREADVVLRPFDSGEENLVGRKIGRLGTGFYASRDYAAGRPLPERRGDWKEHSVIGFADQTSNAQLARWSDVVTRQARVAMRCSSQGDMLAAVRAGIGISALSCFVAESYSDLMRVAPQKLASVADLWLLAHPDLVELPAVRAVIDFVAECARTDRARLRG from the coding sequence ATGGATTGGGACCTTTGCAAGACCTTCGTCGCGGTCGCCGATACCGGCAGCTTCACGGCCGCCGCCCGCCGCCTGCACACCAGCCATCCTACCGTCAGCCGCAAGATCGCGGCGCTGGAAGCCCAGCTCGGCACCCGATTGGTGGCGCGCGCCGCCGACGGCCTGGCGCTGACCGCGGATGGACGGACTTTGCGCGAGCACGCCGAGGCCATGGCGGCCGCAGCGCTCCGGGCCGAGACCGCAGTCGCCGCGGGTGGACACAAGGCGCGCGGCATCGTCAAGCTGTCGATCGGCGCGACGCTGGCCTCGCACTGGCTGATGCCGCGTCTGCCTGCCTTCCTGCGTGCGCACGATCATATCCAGCTCGAGATCATCACCCATCCGTTTCCGGCGAGCGTGCGCCGGCGTGAGGCGGACGTGGTGCTGCGGCCCTTCGACAGCGGGGAGGAGAACCTGGTCGGCCGCAAGATCGGCCGTCTCGGCACGGGCTTCTATGCCTCGCGCGATTATGCCGCCGGGCGGCCCCTGCCTGAACGGCGCGGCGATTGGAAGGAGCACAGCGTGATCGGCTTCGCCGACCAGACCTCCAATGCGCAGCTTGCGCGCTGGAGTGACGTCGTCACGCGGCAGGCGAGGGTAGCGATGCGCTGCTCGTCCCAGGGGGACATGCTGGCGGCGGTCCGCGCCGGCATCGGAATCTCCGCGCTGTCGTGCTTCGTCGCCGAAAGCTATTCCGATCTCATGCGCGTCGCCCCGCAAAAGCTCGCCAGCGTCGCGGATCTCTGGCTGCTGGCCCATCCCGACCTCGTCGAGCTCCCGGCGGTGCGCGCCGTGATCGATTTCGTCGCCGAATGCGCCCGGACCGACCGCGCGCGGCTGCGGGGTTAG